A region from the Panicum hallii strain FIL2 chromosome 1, PHallii_v3.1, whole genome shotgun sequence genome encodes:
- the LOC112886862 gene encoding microfibrillar-associated protein 1-like: MSVAAGVSDAAIAVRDKLRGKIGQTKVKRYWPGKAPEWADDAEEDIDLRTARVSLDKAFPKDEDGDIPTKDDRRLRRLAQTRENKEELRADHRRIRQAEIVSTVEEQNERQEADIDEEDEEAQEERRRRIRERQLLREQEELLPQEDEEPVEDEESEESEYETDSEDEQTGMAMVKPVFIPKSQRDTIAERERLEEEERQLEELVKKKLEARKIETRQIVVEEIKKEEHIEKALNEEANIEDVDTDDELNEAEEYESWKNREITRIKRDREERDARLKEKEEIEKVRNMTEEERREWERKNPKLLRQTKQKWKFMQKYYHKGAFFQESADDVIQSAGKEDIYTRDFSEPTGEDKMDKSILPKVMQVKHFGRSGRTKWTHLVNEDTTDWNAPWATNGPLRAKYNAKMAGMNAPIAKPKGSKKLKDWDAK; encoded by the exons ATGTCCGTGGCCGCCGGTGTAAGTGATGCGGCCATCGCGGTGCGCGACAAGCTCCGCGGCAAGATTGGCCAGACCAAAGTCAAGCGGTACTGGCCAGGAAAGGCGCCTGAGTGGGCTGACGATGCCGAAGAGGACATAGACCTCCGGACGGCACGGGTCTCCCTTGATAAGGCATTCCCAAAGGATGAAGATGGTGACATCCCTACAAAGGATGACCGCCGGCTCCGGCGTCTCGCACAAACCCGCGAGAACAAGGAGGAGCTGAGGGCCGATCATCGCCGCATAAGGCAGGCTGAGATTGTGTCAACTGTTGAGGAGCAGAATGAGAGGCAGGAAGCTGATATtgacgaggaggacgaggaggcccaggaggagaggaggaggaggatacgGGAGAGGCAGCTCTTAAGGGAGCAGGAGGAGCTACTTCCTCAGGAAGATGAGGAACCGGTGGAGGATGAGGAGTCAGAGGAATCTGAGTATGAGACGGACTCTGAGGATGAGCAGACGGGCATGGCCATGGTGAAACCTGTCTTCATTCCAAAGTCACAGAGAGACACCATTGCGGAGCGTGAACggctggaggaggaggagcgccaGCTTGAGGAGCTGGTCAAGAAGAAGCTGGAGGCTAGGAAGATTGAGACTAGGCAGATTGTGGTTGAAGAGATTAAAAAGGAGGAGCACATTGAGAAGGCGTTGAATGAAGAGGCCAACATTGAGGATGTTGACACAGATGATGAGTTGAATGAAGCAGAAGAGTATGAATCATGGAAGAATAGAGAAATAACAAGAATTAAGAGGGACAGGGAGGAAAGAGATGCAAGGTtgaaggagaaggaggagattgagAAGGTCAGGAATATGACCGAGGAGGAGCGTAGAGAATGGGAGCGGAAGAATCCAAAGCTGCTTCGGCAGACCAAACAAAAGTGGAAGTTTATGCAAAAGTATTACCACAAAGGTGCCTTCTTCCAGGAAAGTGCTGATGATGTTATTCAGTCAGCTGGTAAAGAGGATATCTACACCCGCGATTTCTCTGAACCTACTGGGGAAGATAAGATGGACAAGAGCATCCTGCCCAAGGTCATGCAAGTTAAACACTTTGGGCGCAGTGGCAGAACAAAGTGGACACATCTTGTTAATGAGGATACTACAGATTGGAATGCACC ATGGGCTACAAATGGGCCTCTCCGAGCAAAATATAATGCAAAAATGGCAGGCATGAATGCACCTATTGCTAAACCAAAGGGGAGTAAGAAGCTGAAGGATTGGGATGCAAAATGA
- the LOC112895761 gene encoding uncharacterized protein LOC112895761 — protein MANNGESGSSTGGSNAMTFINAIPPLDGSNYGIWAQKLEVALALSDIDLAITSPCPVNPRELVRDPDESSAAWQARQREHANVQMKYDLERAKWNSSNRKCLMVIKSFIIDSIRGAIPDCATAVEYLKKVESQFVGSSKAYAQTLIQRLVNDKYTGGGVREHVLKMSNMASKLKPMDMELPHAFVVHLVLGISTRTMLQRGDRWLKVANGVRADVEAMIIRIMAIFIQLKKDQKR, from the exons ATGGCCAACAATGGCGAATCCGGCTCATCGACCGGAG gatctaatgcaatgactttcattaatgctataccgccgttggatggttccaactacggGATATGGGCACAGAAGCTAGAAGTGGCTCTCGCACTGTCAGATATTGACTTAGCTATCACCTCACCGTGTCCCGTTAATCCCCGGGAACTGGTGAGGGACCCGGATGAGAGCTCTGCCGCTTGGCAAGCTCGCCAGAGAGaacatgcaaatgttcaaatgaagtatgatcttgagagagcaaaatggaacTCTTCCAACAGAAAGTGCTTGATGGTCATCAAGAGTTTCATTATAGACAGTATCAGGGGAGCGATCCCAGATTGCGCCACCGCAGTTGAGTACTTGAAGAAAGTTGAGAGTCAATTTGTTGGCTCTTCAAAAGCTTATGCGCAAactctgattcagaggttagtaaatgacaagtacactggcggtggtgtgagagagcacGTACTGAAGATGAGCAACATGGCATCTAAGCTCaaacctatggacatggagcttcctcatgctttcgttgtccatttggttctg GGTATAAGTACAAGGACAATGCTgcaaagaggggatagatggctgaaagtcgccaatggagttagagccgaTGTTGAAGCA ATGATTATTCGTATTATggctatatttatccaattaaagaaagatcaaaAGCGTTAG
- the LOC112874459 gene encoding probable xyloglucan endotransglucosylase/hydrolase protein 12 has translation MVMGKQGAALLAVIFASALVGLAAGGNFYEECDATWEPQNCWAYDDGNRLSLALVSNSSGSMIRSKKQFVYGTVSTMIQLVPGDSAGTVTTYYTSSLGDNHDEIDYEFLGNVTGQPYTIHTNVYADGVGNKEMQFKPWFDPTADYHNYTISWAPCMIVWYIDGVPVRAFRNYEASHGVAFPTSQPMYAYSSIWAAEDWATQGGRVKADWSKAPFVASYHGIDLDVCECYGGGCIAGCAAGFGGSGRYCGLSAAQVGKMQWVQSNYRIYDYCADPKRWINGQKPVECDLAQY, from the exons ATGGTCATGGGAAAGCAAGGAGCGGCATTGCTTGCGGTGATCTTTGCATCTGCGCTTGTTGGCCTCGCGGCCGGCGGCAACTTCTACGAGGAGTGCGACGCGACGTGGGAGCCCCAGAACTGCTGGGCCTACGACGATGGCAACAGGCTCTCCCTCGCCCTCGTCAGCAACTCATCAG GCTCGATGATCCGGTCGAAGAAGCAGTTCGTCTACGGGACCGTGTCGACCATGATCCAGCTTGTCCCCGGCGACTCCGCCGGCACCGTCACAACCTACTAC ACGTCCTCGCTCGGCGATAACCACGACGAGATCGACTACGAATTCCTGGGCAACGTGACCGGCCAGCCCTACACCATCCACACCAACGTCTACGCCGACGGCGTCGGCAACAAGGAGATGCAGTTCAAGCCCTGGTTCGACCCCACCGCCGACTACCACAACTACACCATCTCCTGGGCTCCCTGCATGATCGT TTGGTACATCGACGGCGTCCCCGTCCGTGCGTTCCGCAACTACGAGGCGAGCCACGGCGTGGCGTTCCCGACGAGCCAGCCGATGTACGCCTACTCCAGCATCTGGGCGGCCGAGGACTGGGCCACGCAGGGCGGCCGCGTCAAGGCCGACTGGTCTAAGGCGCCCTTCGTCGCCAGCTACCACGGCATCGACCTCGACGTCTGCGAGTGCTACGGCGGCGGCTGCATTGCCGGCTGCGCGGCGGGGTTCGGCGGCTCGGGGCGCTACTGCGGCCTCAGCGCCGCGCAGGTGGGGAAGATGCAGTGGGTGCAGAGCAACTACAGGATCTACGACTACTGCGCGGACCCCAAGCGGTGGATCAACGGCCAGAAGCCGGTCGAGTGCGACCTGGCACAGTACTGA